The proteins below come from a single Hirundo rustica isolate bHirRus1 chromosome 6, bHirRus1.pri.v3, whole genome shotgun sequence genomic window:
- the NDUFS3 gene encoding NADH dehydrogenase [ubiquinone] iron-sulfur protein 3, mitochondrial: MWAAAARGLARAALRAGAAPAAARARLAGSSAADTRPTVRPKNEVEHKQLCAFGEYVAEILPKYIQQVQVTCFNELELLIHPDGIIPVLTFLRDHTNAQFKSLADLTAVDVPSRQYRFEIVYNLLSLRFNSRIRVKTYTDELTPVDSAVPVHKAANWYEREVWDMYGVFFANHPDLRRILTDYGFEGHPFRKDFPLSGYVEVRYDDEVKRVVAEPVELAQEFRKFDLNSPWETFPAYRPAPEPLKIEAGAKKEDAK, encoded by the exons ATGtgggcggcggcagcgcggggcctGGCGCGGGCCGCGCTGCGAG CTGGCGCGGCACCGGCGGCGGCACGGGCCCGGCTGGCGGGGAGCTCCGCCGCCGACACTCGCC cTACTGTCAGACCAAAAAATGAAGTAGAACACAAACAGCTATGTGCTTTTGGGGAGTACGTGGCTGAGATTCTGCCCAAATATATCCAGCAAGTACAG GTGACCTGTTTCAATGAGCTGGAACTTCTGATCCATCCAGATGGGATCATTCCTGTCCTGACCTTCCTTCGTGATCACACCAATGCCCAGTTCAAATCCTTGGCTGACCTGACTGCTGTTGATGTCCCATCTCGGCAGTACCGCTTTGAG ATTGTGTACAACCTCTTGTCCCTGCGGTTCAACAGCCGGATCCGTGTGAAGACGTACACCGATGAGCTGACACCTGTCGACTCAGCAGTGCCTGTGCACAAGGCAGCAAACTGGTATGAAAGAGAG GTTTGGGACATGTATGGTGTTTTCTTTGCCAACCACCCCGATCTAAGGCGAATCCTCACAGATTATGGGTTTGAGGGCCATCCATTCCGGAAGGACTTCCCACTCTCTGGTTATGTGGAG GTGCGGTATGATGATGAAGTCAAACGGGTGGTGGCAGAGCCCGTGGAGCTAGCTCAGGAATTCCGCAAATTCGATCTGAATAGCCCGTGGGAGACATTTCCTGCCTATCGTCCAGCTCCAGAACCCCTGAAAATAGAAGCAGGAGCCAAGAAAGAAGATGCCAAATAG
- the KBTBD4 gene encoding kelch repeat and BTB domain-containing protein 4 isoform X1, translating into MKGGAADCWRSDLCSTMESSEETGGSSAEENYFVNYTFTDRSHSGRVAQGIMKLCLEDELFADVTISVEGKEFQLHRLVLSAQSCFFRSMFTSNLKEAHNRVIELQDVSESVFQLLVDYIYHGTVKLRAEELQETYEVADMYQLTALFEECSRFLARTVQVRNCLQVMWLADQHSDMELYTAAKHCAKSHLSQLQETEEFLHLPLRLLTDILTDGVPCSQNPTVAIETWINFNKEERAGFSETLRSSLKVIGENVHIYLIGKESSRTHSLAVSLHCADDDSISVSGQNSLCHQITAACKHGSDLYVVGGSIPRRMWKCNNATIDWEWCAPLPRDRLQHTLVSVPSRDAIYSLGGKTLQDTLSNAVIYYRVRDNVWTETSQLEVAVSGAAGVNLNGVIYLLGGEENDLDFFTKPSRLIQCYDTNTEKCHVKPYVLPFAGRMHAAVHKDVVFIVAEGDSLLCYNPLLDSFTRLCLPDAWSSVPSLWKIASCNGSIYVFRDRYKKGDANTFKLNPATSVVTVTSGIKVLLTNLQFVLA; encoded by the exons ATGAAGGGAGGCGCCGCAG ATTGCTGGAGATCTGATTTGTGCAGCACCATGGAGTCATCAGAAGAGACTGGAGGCTCCTCTGCAGAAGAAAACTACTTTGTGAACTACACCTTCACCGACCGCTCCCACTCAGGCCGTGTGGCCCAGGGTATTATGAAATTATGCTTGGAGGATGAGCTCTTTGCTGATGTTACAATATCAGTGGAAGGCAAAGAATTCCAGCTGCACCGTTTGGTtctctcagctcagagctgcttttttcGTTCCATGTTCACTTCCAACCTTAAGGAGGCCCACAACCGGGTGATTGAGCTGCAGGATGTTAGCGAGAGTGTCTTTCAGCTCCTTGTGGACTATATTTACCATGGAACTGTAAAGCTGAGGGCAGAGGAGTTGCAGGAAACCTATGAAGTGGCAGACATGTACCAGCTGACTGCCCTTTTTGAAGAGTGCTCCCGTTTTCTGGCCCGGACGGTGCAGGTTAGAAACTGTCTGCAGGTCATGTGGTTGGCAGATCAACACAGTGACATGGAGCTCTACACAGCTGCCAAACACTGCGCAAAGTCACATTTGTCTCAGCtgcaggagacagaggagttcCTACACCTGCCTCTCCGCCTGCTGACAGACATCCTTACAG ATGGCGTTCCATGTTCTCAGAATCCAACAGTTGCCATAGAAACCTGGATCAACTTCAACAAGGAGGAGCGAGCAGGCTTTTCAGAGACTCTGCGATCGAGTCTGAAG GTGATTGGAGAAAACGTTCACATCTACCTGATTGGAAAGGAGTCGTCACGTACGCATTCCCTCGCCGTCTCTCTGCACTGTGCTGACGATGACTCCATCAGCGTGAGTGGCCAGAACAGCCTGTGTCACCAGATCACCGCGGCCTGCAAGCACGGTAGCGACCTGTACGTCGTTGGTGGCTCTATTCCACGACGCATGTGGAAATGCAACAATGCGACTATCGATTGGGAATGGTGTGCTCCTCTGCCCCGTGACCGGCTCCAGCACACGCTCGTCTCCGTGCCAAGCAGGGATGCAATATATTCACTGGGGGGGAAGACTCTACAGGACACTCTCTCTAATGCTGTCATATATTACAGAGTACGAGACAACGTCTGGACAGAGACCAGCCAGTTGGAAGTGGCAgtctctggagctgcaggggtgaACCTTAATGGTGTCATTTACCTGCTGGGTGGCGAGGAAAACGACTTAGACTTTTTCACCAAGCCCTCTCGGCTCATCCAGTGCTATGATACCAACACGGAGAAATGCCACGTGAAGCCATACGTACTGCCTTTCGCAGGGCGCATGCACGCCGCTGTGCACAAGGATGTGGTGTTCATTGTGGCCGAGGGGGATTCGCTGCTCTGCTACAATCCCCTGCTGGATAGCTTCACCCGGCTGTGCCTCCCAGATGCCTGGAGCTCAGTACCGTCCCTCTGGAAAATTGCCAGCTGCAATGGCAGCATCTATGTCTTTCGCGACCGCTATAAAAAGGGCGATGCAAATACTTTTAAACTTAACCCAGCCACCTCTGTTGTAACGGTCACAAGTGGCATCAAAGTGCTGCTCACTAACCTGCAGTTCGTCCTGGCCTAA
- the KBTBD4 gene encoding kelch repeat and BTB domain-containing protein 4 isoform X2, whose product MESSEETGGSSAEENYFVNYTFTDRSHSGRVAQGIMKLCLEDELFADVTISVEGKEFQLHRLVLSAQSCFFRSMFTSNLKEAHNRVIELQDVSESVFQLLVDYIYHGTVKLRAEELQETYEVADMYQLTALFEECSRFLARTVQVRNCLQVMWLADQHSDMELYTAAKHCAKSHLSQLQETEEFLHLPLRLLTDILTDGVPCSQNPTVAIETWINFNKEERAGFSETLRSSLKVIGENVHIYLIGKESSRTHSLAVSLHCADDDSISVSGQNSLCHQITAACKHGSDLYVVGGSIPRRMWKCNNATIDWEWCAPLPRDRLQHTLVSVPSRDAIYSLGGKTLQDTLSNAVIYYRVRDNVWTETSQLEVAVSGAAGVNLNGVIYLLGGEENDLDFFTKPSRLIQCYDTNTEKCHVKPYVLPFAGRMHAAVHKDVVFIVAEGDSLLCYNPLLDSFTRLCLPDAWSSVPSLWKIASCNGSIYVFRDRYKKGDANTFKLNPATSVVTVTSGIKVLLTNLQFVLA is encoded by the exons ATGGAGTCATCAGAAGAGACTGGAGGCTCCTCTGCAGAAGAAAACTACTTTGTGAACTACACCTTCACCGACCGCTCCCACTCAGGCCGTGTGGCCCAGGGTATTATGAAATTATGCTTGGAGGATGAGCTCTTTGCTGATGTTACAATATCAGTGGAAGGCAAAGAATTCCAGCTGCACCGTTTGGTtctctcagctcagagctgcttttttcGTTCCATGTTCACTTCCAACCTTAAGGAGGCCCACAACCGGGTGATTGAGCTGCAGGATGTTAGCGAGAGTGTCTTTCAGCTCCTTGTGGACTATATTTACCATGGAACTGTAAAGCTGAGGGCAGAGGAGTTGCAGGAAACCTATGAAGTGGCAGACATGTACCAGCTGACTGCCCTTTTTGAAGAGTGCTCCCGTTTTCTGGCCCGGACGGTGCAGGTTAGAAACTGTCTGCAGGTCATGTGGTTGGCAGATCAACACAGTGACATGGAGCTCTACACAGCTGCCAAACACTGCGCAAAGTCACATTTGTCTCAGCtgcaggagacagaggagttcCTACACCTGCCTCTCCGCCTGCTGACAGACATCCTTACAG ATGGCGTTCCATGTTCTCAGAATCCAACAGTTGCCATAGAAACCTGGATCAACTTCAACAAGGAGGAGCGAGCAGGCTTTTCAGAGACTCTGCGATCGAGTCTGAAG GTGATTGGAGAAAACGTTCACATCTACCTGATTGGAAAGGAGTCGTCACGTACGCATTCCCTCGCCGTCTCTCTGCACTGTGCTGACGATGACTCCATCAGCGTGAGTGGCCAGAACAGCCTGTGTCACCAGATCACCGCGGCCTGCAAGCACGGTAGCGACCTGTACGTCGTTGGTGGCTCTATTCCACGACGCATGTGGAAATGCAACAATGCGACTATCGATTGGGAATGGTGTGCTCCTCTGCCCCGTGACCGGCTCCAGCACACGCTCGTCTCCGTGCCAAGCAGGGATGCAATATATTCACTGGGGGGGAAGACTCTACAGGACACTCTCTCTAATGCTGTCATATATTACAGAGTACGAGACAACGTCTGGACAGAGACCAGCCAGTTGGAAGTGGCAgtctctggagctgcaggggtgaACCTTAATGGTGTCATTTACCTGCTGGGTGGCGAGGAAAACGACTTAGACTTTTTCACCAAGCCCTCTCGGCTCATCCAGTGCTATGATACCAACACGGAGAAATGCCACGTGAAGCCATACGTACTGCCTTTCGCAGGGCGCATGCACGCCGCTGTGCACAAGGATGTGGTGTTCATTGTGGCCGAGGGGGATTCGCTGCTCTGCTACAATCCCCTGCTGGATAGCTTCACCCGGCTGTGCCTCCCAGATGCCTGGAGCTCAGTACCGTCCCTCTGGAAAATTGCCAGCTGCAATGGCAGCATCTATGTCTTTCGCGACCGCTATAAAAAGGGCGATGCAAATACTTTTAAACTTAACCCAGCCACCTCTGTTGTAACGGTCACAAGTGGCATCAAAGTGCTGCTCACTAACCTGCAGTTCGTCCTGGCCTAA